Sequence from the Priestia megaterium genome:
ATGTGCATGCGTTCATACACATATTGAATACGTTCAGTATATTCTATGAACTCAGCACTCATTGGAGATAGCTGATCAGCAATACGGTGCATAATAGCAGCTTCTTCTTTTAACGAATCTAAATTTTGAGTTTGTCAATTCTTGCTTTAAATGTTAACGAAATCATGTTATTCACCTCGTTGTTATGTTACTTGTTATGAGGCGCTATGTCCGTGACTTTTATCACTCTAGTTAAAGGTGATAACGTAATTATTTGATGTTTGCCGGCATTTTGTGTAGGATGATTAGAAAAGGGTTTTTATGGGAGAATGAAATGAATTTAAAACGAATGCACCACGTAGCCATTATAGGAAGTAATTATGAACGTTCAAAAGCTTTTTATGTAAATGTGTTAGGATGCAAGATTATAGAAGAAACATATAGAAAAGAAAGAGATTCATATAAGCTAGATTTAGAAGTAGCTCCTGGCTATCAAATTGAGTTGTTCTCGTTTCCAAATCCGCCACAACGTCCTTCAAGACCTGAAGCGTGCGGCTTACGCCATTTAGCTTTTGCGGTTGAAAGCGTAGAGGATTCCAAGCGTGAACTAGAGCAGCAAGGGATTGATGTGGAACCTATTAGGGTAGATAAACTAACGGGAAAAAAATTCACATTTTTTGCTGATCCGGACGGGTTACCGCTAGAGCTTTATGAAGAGAAAGAGGGGGAATAAGGAGTATGTGCAATTATTTATTTGTATACGGAACGCTTCTTGAAGGAGAAGGTAATCACGGATTGCTGCATCATGCGCGCCCTATTGCCAAGCAGGCAAAAACGAAAGGGAAATTATATGACACAAAGCAAGGCTATCCGATGCTTGATATCGACAGTGAACATATTGTGTACGGAGAAGTATATGAAGTGACCGATCAGCTTATGTGGAAGGCTCTTGATGAATTAGAAGGGTACATTCATGAAGGTCATAAAGACAATGAATATGATAAAGTTGTGCAAACGGTTGAAACGGACCAAGGTGAATTTGAAGCCGTTGTGTATGTAGCAAGAGA
This genomic interval carries:
- the gloA2 gene encoding SMU1112c/YaeR family gloxylase I-like metalloprotein, whose amino-acid sequence is MNLKRMHHVAIIGSNYERSKAFYVNVLGCKIIEETYRKERDSYKLDLEVAPGYQIELFSFPNPPQRPSRPEACGLRHLAFAVESVEDSKRELEQQGIDVEPIRVDKLTGKKFTFFADPDGLPLELYEEKEGE